One stretch of Oncorhynchus keta strain PuntledgeMale-10-30-2019 chromosome 16, Oket_V2, whole genome shotgun sequence DNA includes these proteins:
- the LOC118395352 gene encoding sodium/hydrogen exchanger 9B2-like, whose product MMEDDQPKSKPPTPSPLLDLEHSDGASPVTNHSEFLGVNQIQVVVRRSSTPQVTEETYFIPRSPVVDAGTNTDPPVICCGRLRRECPCPPRGLLSSLITKVLIALVLFGVVWSITEKECLPRGNLFGITVLFICSVTGGKLVGLIHLPKLPPFPPLLGMLLTGFLLRNIPVVTDAVYIDTRWSASLRNIALAVILARAGLGLDGSALKKLSMVCARVGMGPCVIEACTVAIVSHFLMGLPWIWGFILGFVLGAVSPAVVVPSMLLLQKDGYGLEQGIPTLLMAAGSFDDILAITGFTTCMGMAFATGSMWYNLLRGILEVGGGMVAGVLLGFLLRYFPSKDQDNVVMKRSFLLLGLSVFAVFGSNVAGFPGSGGLCTLVLAFLAGLGWRRSKVPVEDIVGIAWEVFQPLLFGLIGAEIQISKLDKNTVGLGIGSLAIGLLVRVLFTFVCVLCAGFNFKEKLFIALAWLPKATVQAAIGSTALDMARIKEDTELKKYGMDVLTVAVLSILLTAPIGALVIGLMGPRLLQKPKNPAWEREQSGTMTESPITYESTL is encoded by the exons ATGATGGAGGACGACCAGCCCAAGTCGAAGCCACCTACACCTTCTCCCTTGCTGGACCTAGAACACAGTGACGGAGCCTCGCCAGTAACGAACCATTCAGAG TTCCTGGGTGTGAACCAGATTCAGGTGGTGGTGCGCCGGAGCTCCACCCCCCAAGTCACGGAGGAGACCTACTTCATCCCCCGTAGCCCGGTGGTGGATGCGGGCACCAACACCGACCCCCCGGTCATCTGCTGTGGCAGGCTCCGTCGGGAATGCCCGTGCCCGCCACGAGGcctcctgtcctccctcatcACCAAGG tccTCATTGCGTTAGTGCTGTTTGGCGTGGTGTGGTCCATCACAGAGAAGGAGTGTCTGCCGAGGGGGAACCTGTTCGGCATCACCGTGCTCTTCATCTGTTCcgtcaccgggggcaaactggTGGGCCTCATACATCTGCCCAAATTGCCTCCCTTTCCCCCGTTACTGG GTATGCTATTGACGGGCTTCCTGCTGCGTAATATCCCCGTGGTAACGGACGCCGTGTACATCGACACCCGATGGTCTGCCTCCCTGAGGAACATTGCCCTCGCTGTCATCCTGGCCCGAGCAGGCCTGGGATTGGACGGCTCG GCTCTGAAGAAGCTGAGTATGGTGTGTGCGCGCGTGGGAATGGGACCCTGCGTCATCGAGGCCTGCACCGTCGCCATCGTCTCCCACTTCCTCATGGGCTTGCCCTGGATCTGGGGATTCATCCTAGG ATTTGTGCTGGGAGCCGTGTCCCCGGCCGTGGTGGTTCCCTCCATGCTGCTGCTGCAGAAGGACGGCTACGGCTTGGAGCAGGGCATCCCTACCCTTCTCATGGCCGCCGGCAGCTTCGACGACATCCTGGCCATCACCGGCTTCACCACCTGCATGGGCATGGCCTTCGCCACCG GCTCCATGTGGTACAACCTGCTGAGAGGTATACTGGAGGTGGGAGGGGGAATGGTAGCTGGGGTACTGCTGGGATTTCTGCTGCGCTATTTTCCCAGCAAAGACCAG gACAACGTCGTGATGAAGCGCTCATTCCTGCTGCTGGGCCTGTCGGTGTTTGCCGTGTTCGGCAGCAACGTGGCTGGCTTCCCCGGCTCAGGGGGCCTCTGCACCCTGGTCCTTGCCTTCCTGGCTGGCCTGGGCTGGAGAAGGTCAAAG gtccCTGTGGAGGACATAGTGGGTATTGCCTGGGAAGTGTTCCAGCCACTGCTCTTTGGCCTGATCGGGGCTGAGATCCAGATCTCAAAGCTGGACAAAAACACTGTCG GCCTGGGCATAGGCTCTCTGGCCATTGGTCTGCTGGTGCGTGTTCTCTTTACCTTCGTCTGTGTGCTGTGTGCCGGCTTCAACTTCAAAGAGAAGCTCTTCATCGCTCTGGCCTGGCTACCCAAAGCAACCGTACAG GCGGCCATCGGCTCCACAGCGCTGGACATGGCCCGCATCAAGGAGGATACAGAGCTGAAGAAGTACGGCATGGACGTGCTGACAGTGGCCGTGCTCTCCATCCTGCTCACCGCCCCCATAGGGGCCCTGGTCATCGGACTCATGGGACCTCGCCTGCTGCAGAAACCAAAGAACCCTGCCTGGG AGCGGGAGCAAAGCGGAACTATGACCGAGTCCCCAATCACCTACGAGAGTACCCTCTGA
- the cisd2 gene encoding CDGSH iron-sulfur domain-containing protein 2 → MVLETISRIIKIQLPAYLKKLPLPETIGGFARLTVSDWLRLLPLLGILALLGYLTIRPFLPKKKKQKDSLINLKIQKENPKVVNEIDIEDLKRTNVCYCRCWRSKTFPVCDKSHIKHNELTGDNVGPLILKKKIL, encoded by the exons ATGGTTTTAGAAACGATTTCAAGGATAATAAAAATCCAGCTTCCAGCCTACCTCAAGAAGCTCCCCCTTCCCGAAACGATTGGAGGATTTGCGAGATTAACAG TCTCTGACTGGCTCCGGTTGCTGCCTCTCCTGGGAATCTTGGCCCTGCTGGGCTACCTCACCATCAGGCCCTTCCTGcccaagaagaagaagcagaaggacAGCCTGATCAACCTGAAGATCCAGAAGGAGAACCCCAAAGTGGTCAACGAGATCGATATTGAGGACTTGAAGAGAACAAACGTCTGCTACTGCCGCTGCTGGCGCTCCAAAACG TTTCCTGTTTGTGACAAATCACACATAAAGCACAACGAGTTGACTGGAGACAACGTGGGGCCTCTCATACTCAAGAAGAAGATATTGTAA